TTGGGTGACAGCCTTGATAGTTTGAGTGCTAGCTGTGTGGACATGTTTCTTCTAGTGAAAAGCTGGAAGTTGGTTTTATTGTTGAAATGATTTGGGAGGAGACTGGGTGATGTGCTCAGCAGCACtatgaggttcccaggatgaTCCCAGGCAGCCACAACATGCAGGCTGATTAGAAACCAGATCCTTAGGCACCAGCTGGGAAAATATGCAGTCAGATTTCTTCTAGGGAGAAATTTGGAAGTGGGTGTTTTTATCTGCTCTTTCTGCActgaggccaggggaggggagggattgcCATGGGGAGTGCTTGCATGCCTGTAACAGCTGCTGCTTGTCTGCTATAGTCCTTTGAGAATCAAGGCAAGCCACCTTGGCTGTCAGAGATAGGTCACTTGGGGCTTAATTGTTAGGTGGCAGCCTTAAGAGTTTAGACATTTTATGTGTGGTATAAGCCTTTTGCTCCTCAGGAAGAAACTAGGGGTTGGGGGTTCCTTCCTGATTGTAAGGTGCTGTACCAGGGGTGAGATTTATGGTGAGAGTATCTCAGACTTTCCTACCTGTTTCATTGTGGGCATTTTCTCAGTCTCCTGATATGTAGGAGTTACTCAATTAGTCTGGATTTCTAATAGAGGGAATTGACTCATGTGTACTTACATAtttggtgtgtttgtgggagaagggaAATGCAGGCCCTCCATGTCACCATCCTGCTGACATTCCAACACTTTTTGCTGGGTTGCCCAGGAGTTGTTCTCCACTACaggtgtaggtgtgtgtgtgtgtgtgtgtgtgtgtgtgtgtgtgtgtatttggggtGGAAAAGTATTTATGGGCTAGGCATGAGATTTACACACATCACTTCTTCTCATACTTCAGTGGCTAGAGCTCAGTCATTTGATCACACCtaactgcaaaggaggctggggacATGTCTCATGTGTGCttagaaagaagtagaaaataaagattttggTACTTCGCTATATCTGCCATAGTTTTCATGTCTGTTCTTAAAGTACACTCCCCCCCCGCCCAACATACACACCTTCCTGGGGACACAATCCAATGTTCTATACTTAAGTTATATCAGCCTAAAATTGAGGATTTGGGGGTGATCAGTAATTCCCTTCATTCCTTCTGTTTACAGTTTGTCATAGTCTGGTGATAAatgaacataaaaacaaaagaagatgcCCTCTTCCATTCGCCACCTCCAAATATAAAATGGGTGATTATGGCAGAATCCTGGAAAAAATCAAACTCCTCTCATGTGGCAAAGAGAAGAATAGGAGATATGCAGCTGCCAACTGTCTATTGCAGTGAAAAACCCTCCTGGGTAGGCACTGTGCAATTCCTTGCACTGGCTTTTCAGAGAAAATCTATCCTCTGTAGCTCCTGGCTCCACCTTCTGGATGTTCCTTGTTATGCTTCTTGGCTACATCTGAAGTGGCTGTTGGAGAGGATACTCTACTGAAGAAGGTACAGATTTCAAGCTATATCCTGATAATACACATTTGGAAACCAGAAAGTCATTTAAATATCACAGATTTTATTAAGTCACATTCATGGTTTATTTGACAAACACAATTACTGCAAAAATTTGCTTCCACTCCATTCCATATTCCACATAAAGATGTCCACAAAGATTTGTCTTATCCAAAAGTAAATGTCTTCCTCAATTAATTAACTGAAAAACTAATTAGCTACTTATTTTATGACTCATCCATTTTAATGGCAGCTACTTAGAAGGCATCCCAATCAATGGAATTAATGTTAGAAGCTTACCCTCTTGGTCTGGACTTTGCTATCAGGAATAATCACTGCATTTGAAAAGTCTTAATGGGCCTTTGTTAGGgatttttcttcaatttcatttattattatttcagaccTAAGAGCTATGAGATTTTACAACTTTATGGAAACCAGTTTCTgaactctttcttccttttgtattTGCCAGTCAATcagttcatttatttctcatttggtCATATAATACCTTCATAAATGCTTTGGATAACAACCCTGGCATTCCATTTTTTGTTCTTATCAACCACTTCCAGTAAGGTCATGAACTTGATAACATGGCCTGACTCAGTTATTGAaggtaacattttatttatttattttttattttgacaaaaaaattttgtgtaatgattttcattttttcattaaagctggtttacagtgttctgtcaattttctacttaacagcaaggtgatccagtcacacatacatgtatacaatcttgacaaaaacttttttaattaaagtatccttggagttgccattgtggcacagtggaaatgaatcttactaggaaccatgaggttgtgggttcgatccttggccttgctcagtgggttaatgatctggtgttgctgtgagctgtggtgtagcttgcagacgtggcttggatctggtgttgctgtggctatagtgtaggccggcagctctagctccaattggacccctagcctgggaacctccatatgccacgggtgcagccctaaaaagcaaaaaaaaaaaaaaaaaaaaaggatccttgatgtacaatgttgtgccaatttctgctgtatctatTCTCATGTaggttgtcacagaatattgcaataatgcaaatggcattattttgttctttttatgactgagtagtattccattatatatatgtaccacatcttgatccattcatctgttgatagacatttaggttgttaccatgtctttgCTTTGTCATAGTGCtcctgtgaacataggggtgcatgtatctttttgaattgtagttttgttcagatatatgccaaggagtgggattgctggatcatatggtatttctcttcttagttttctgagaaatactgttttccatagtggttgtaccaatttacattcttaccaacagtgaaggagagttcccttttctccatactctctccagcatttgctatttgtagatttattaatgatggccattctgactggtgtgaagtggtacatcatagtagttttgatttgcctatCTGTAATActtagtgaagttgagcatttcttcatgtgcctactgtttatctatatatcttctttggagaaatgtctatttaggtcttctcctCATAtttcatttggattgtttttttgctgttgagttgtatgagttgtttgtgtattttggagattaagcccttgtcagttgcatcatttgcaactattttctcccattctacaggttgtcttttcatgttttttatggtttcctttgctgtgcaaaagcttgtaagtttgattaggtcctatttgtttatttttatttctattgtgttGTGCCAAAATGGGAGATCCCACAAGCTATATTTTTCTTAGCTTGACCTGTATAATCCCCTTTTTCTCTCCTCAGCCTCTTAgctgcttttatttgtttctttggtgAAACATACCAGTTGAATTTGCAACTCAATCTGAATGGCTTGAGGGACTCTGGCACAGAGGCCCATGCAAAGGTCATGGAAATGATGATaaccttctcctcctcttcataatttattattttcccacttgaGCGGTACGTTGAATCTTTCTTCAGGTACAGAGGTATCGGGTTATGATATTTTTCAGGTGATTTCAACTGTCTTTCCCTTGGGCCACTTGTACATTATGATTTTTGGAAACAGCAATCTGAGACAGATTGCCTTGGGATTACTGTTGGATATTGATATATTCTCTCTGAGAAAAGCAAAATCTTTAGTTTCATGTACAGAATTCTTTAAAGTTCTTTTAACTTTCTGTATTCTATGGGAAAATACCCATAGAAGACATTATAGGTTCCTTTTCAATTTCAGCATTTCTTTCATTGGGTCCTTTTAGGTATCATTAAAAAGTGCTGAAGTTTCCTTTGCAGTATGCCATGAACTAATATATTTTCTCAGAGTGTTTTGACTAAAGAAATATTCCTGCATAATAACACTTACTAGTAACCAAGAGTATTTGAGAGTTGAAGAAAGATTATAAGAATATATTGATGGGATATTAATATAGATACTATATAATGAATATGAATAAATGTATATGAAATCACActcatagaaaggaaaaagaataactttaaactgaaattgaatttgaaattagaataggaaaaggattataaaatgttatgtctaatgatattttatacaaatataaaagtataaaaattagtGTGACATTACAAACTTTGGAAAGACTATGCAGCAGTGGAAATCTCCTACACCACTCATAGGATTATAAAGCACACTAGTGTATATGGGATGGATGGTCAGCAGGGACTTgttgtatagcatagagaactctacccaatattctacaataacctatatgggaaaagaatctgaaaaataatggctatgtagatgtgtataactgaattgatttgttgtacagcagaaattatcacaacattgtaagtcaactatacttcaataagactttaaaaaatgaaaaaaaaaaaagaaaaaaagaaaggaaaggacctCAATAGTCTTTGGGCCATTAGAGATTGTATTATGTTCCCAAAACAGATATGTTGAAGCCTACAGTCTCCACTATAGACTGAATATCTGTGTCtgtccaaaattcatatgttgaaatcctaaccctcaatTGATTGTATTGTCTCCTAAATTGTTATGAGACAATTTAGGTATGAGGGTGGATCCCTTgtaaatgggattagtgcccttataaaaagacTACCAGGAGTTCCTtagtgacctagtggttaaggatttggcattgttacctctgtggctcaggtcatgtagcatgagtttgatccctgatctaggaacttctgcatgctacaagCATgaccaaataaatatatgaataataataataataataagacacCAGAAAACACTCACCTCTTCTACCACATGAAGACACAGAAGGCACCATCTGTGAACCAGGAATCTGGCCCTTGCCAGACTACAGGATAAGCTGGCACCTTGATTTTTGGACTATTCAGCCTCCAGATGGTGAGAAGCCACCCAAACAATAGTATTCTACTATAGCCATCCAACCATACTAAGACATCTCAGTACCGCAGAATGTGACATTATTAGGAGATCCCTTTCTTCATAGAGGTAATCAAGTGAGAATGGAATCATGAGAGTagaccctaatccaatatgattggtgtccttacaaaaaggggaaatttgagCAGACACATGCAGAGGGAGAGCTGTGTGAGAAGATGAGGGGAAAAACCATATGAAAACTGGAGTTACACTGCCACAAGCCAAAGACTGTCTGGGGCCCCAGAAGCTGGGGGAGATGCCTGGATAGATCTTTCCCTAGCACCTTTGGAGGGAGCagagccctgccaacaccttgatctcagattctaccctccagaactataaaagaataaatgcctATTGTTCTAATCCACCAACAaaatcaaccaaccaaacaaaaaacaaaacaaaaagtagtaCGACTGTTTTGGCCAGTAACATAACACTATTTGATTAAGGTGAAGATGAATATTCTAAGACCTATGATTTTATACTTTAGAGAATCTTTGTACCTGTGCACCAGGATTTGTATACAGGAATGTTCATCACTATTGTTCCTAACAGCTAGAAATGGGATATCATCTGAATTTCCATcactgataaaataaatataatagaatactggcataatataatattatacagcaatgaaaatgaataaactagaGCTACATGATTTCAATAAAATCTgtataataaaattaacaaattagAGCTATATAGATAATCatgcatataaaattttagaggaaatatcaagattaaaaaattcaataggagtttctcttgtggctcagtaggttaagaacctgatattgtcccagtgaggatgtgggtttgatccctggcttcactcagtgtgttaagtatctggtgttgctgcaagctgcatcgtaggtcacaaatgcagctcaggtcccatgttgtcATGCTTATGgtttaggccacagccacagccctgattcgactcctagcctgggaacttccatatgctgtaggtgtggattaaaaataaataaataaaaattcagtaaaattccCATCCTATTAAGTTAAAATAGGTAAACTATATAGTTTTTGAAATTCATTATGTTAGTGGTAAAGCTCAGAAGTGAAACAAATTAGTGATTATTGCAACAATTGGGGTAGTTGGAAGAGTGGATAGGGAAGAGAAATGGTATCAATAGAAAGGAATATATGGAGAATGTATAGATACTGGCAAAATTCTATTTTTgactaaaatgtaaaatgataattataaaaatattataaatttttggattactGTGCATTGTGTTTTCTTATATTCTGTATGTGTTATGTTTAACAATAATGAAATGttcagaaagcagaaaaaagaaaggcaattaagaaaaataatattaagctGGAACAACATACATATTCTAAGAGATACCACTGTAATTAGATTTCTTACTGAATAAAGAGGAATGCAAGATTTTAGTATTAAATccaagttaaattaaaaaacttatttttttaattaaagtgtagttgacttaaaatcttgtgcccatttctgctgtacagcaaagtgacccttgATTTTAGACCAGTGGGACCCATTTCAGGCTTCTGACATCTAGAACTATATATAACAACAAATTTGTGTTATTTAAACTactaagtttgtgataatttattagagcagcaataggaaattaatacatgTTTTTATACAGAATACACTGAATcaccattataaattattatatctaTCCAAGCTAAATCGCATTTATGCATTatccaaaaatttgttttctgttctttatatAAACTTTTTATGAAAAGGACAGGTTAAATTCCAGAATATTTACCTGTTCATCTACTGCAATTAGTTGGCAGATCAAGTCAGTCAGACTGAGCATATTTACCATGTTCATGACTTTCTTCAGTTCTATACATTGAACCAACTGTATGACTGGTAATACAAGTTGACTGTACTGCTATGACAGAAATTAATCTGAAGATTTGGTTATATTCTTCAATTTCAAACAACTTATTACAGAATCTCTAATCTCACTAGTTGTGGCCCCTTAACCATGCTAACATCCAGTCAACACCAAGAAATTCAACAATTGGTAATCTAACTTTTAAGGGAACTGTGCAAGGAGCCATAAAGATGAAGATAGGTAACCAGCTGTGAGAATTATGAGCAAAATATGACTGAGAATTGGAGAGTGGCTCAATTTCAAAACACAGACACTATCTATCCCTTCAGAAAACAAGAAGAATAATGAACTTGGCCATTCAGAATCACAGAAGTAATCAGCCCCAAACTTTCCATGttcagacactctaaaactcagAGATCCACCTCTGTTTTCCACTGCTTTCTTCTCTTGCCAACCATGAAAACTCTTCCTTCAATTACACTAACCTAAATAGTGTGAAAGAAATATTGGACACTTAGGAACATGGTCACATTAAATACATTGTACATGGAgagggaaaaggcaagaaaaaccaTCATGAAGCCTTTGTCCTACCTCAAGAATGTAATAGGAGTTACTAGACATTTTAACTAGGTCAACCAGAGTAGAAAGGTAGAGTGGGAAAGAATAACTAATTTAGATTGTGGTTTCTCTTCTCCTaatgaacatttatatttatttccttccttccttccttccttcctcctccttccctccctatcttctttcctttctcttctcttccctcccctcccctcccctcccctcccctccccttccctcccctccccttcccttcccttcccttcccttcccttccctttttcttttcttttcttttcttttctgccacaaCATGCAGTGGCTTTATGTGGGATCTCAGAccccagagcagggattgaacctgggccatagtggtgaaagcaccaagtcctaaccactagaccaccagggaaatccaaaaatttatatttaaatcataGATACAAAATCctttccctaaaaacaagacatCAGCACCAACAATTGTACTAAGCAATTACTCTTAACCTCTGTGCATTTGTTCTGAAATTGCTTATCTCTTCTAGAGATTTTTATGTTTCACAGTGAATtctagctttgattttttttaaaattaaattgcatcAGGATCCTCTTGAAAAGACATATGATCATTTTTCTAGGTTTTGGTAACTTTCTCTGGTTTTGCCTCAAGTGAGAAAATCCACATGTAAGCCTTTGTATCATGAGTTATACTGTCAGGTTTTCCTTGTCCTTTGTGAGTTTGAGATTAATTCAGGGAAAGCTGGTATTTGGATCCAGTGACCTAAACCTTATGGCAAAAAGAAATTGCAAATCCGTGCAAGTTGTTCTTACACACATGTGCGTGATAATCAAATGGAGTTCAGCATTTCAATCATTACCACTCTAGATAACACTATAGAGTGCTTGTATTAGCACAAGtctttgatagaaaaaaaaacctttttttttctttttttgctttttagggccacacccacagcatatggaagttcctagcctagggcttgaatcagagctacagctaacCCTaaccccagcctatgccacagacagagtaacgcaggatctgagtgcatctgcgacctacaccatagctcacagcaatgccggatccttaactcactgagcaaggccaggtattgaactttcatcctcatggatcctagtcaggttcgttaacctctgagccatgaaaggaactccctaaacaacaACTTTTATACgctaatatagattttttttttttttgcccaccaCATGTCTGAAGGAATTCTAGTTTAAAACTCTTCTGTAAAGTATCACATACGTGCCACACTGCACAAGATATGGAACAAAGCGGAACAAATTATTAACTGTATCCTTAGAGATTAGGATATCTCTTTCTTCAGGTATTTCCGTTTTTTGGGGGAATCTGTTTCTGATGATAGAATTAGGAAAATTCATGATAGGAATCTTGGGGAATTGTTTGACAGTCCTTATAAACTGCATTGGTTGGCTCAAATATcagattgccttgggtgactTTATCCTACAACATTTATCTCCAGAATTAGATGTATTTAAACtatgtgtgaatttttttgtAATCAAAATTAGTTTATactgttttttatattatttctatattctggtgttaacatagaaaaataaaaaacccatcACACTATTTTCCTTTGTACATGGAATACTTATTTgactcttatttttcatttcaaaaatatctgTTGGAGTTCTGGTTgcagctcattgggttaagaacccacatagtgtccatgaggatgagagttcaatccctggcctctcagtgggttaaggatcctgtgttgctgcaagttgccacaagctatggcatagatctCAAATGCAGCTCCAATAGGAGTAAAGTTGTAAAACAATATGTCTTTATTTGCATTCTGGCAAATGAGAATTCATCTTTCACCTCAACATCAGTCATGAAGTAATCCATTCCTTGGCAAGGACACAGAGTGTCTGAAGAGGAATCTGTTTGAGCTATTAGTGAATACCAGTGTTTTTTGTAAAGACAGCATGGAACTCTTCCATTAGTTTATCCTGGTGCTTTCCTGCTTGCCATCCGAtcacagaatttaaaagaaacaaggacTTCAtgcacattcagaaatcagctgtaCAAAGAATTGAAAGTCAGAGTACTAAAGGAGTCACAACAGTGATATCACacttggattttttattttattttattttttatttattttttattttttggattttttttttttaacatgaaaactTTAACACTGAGTTTTTCCATCATAGTAATAACAGAGTTTGTCCTCGGAAATTTTGCCAATGGTTTCATAGCACTGGTGAACTGTATTGACTGggccaagagaaaaaagatcTCTTCAGCTGATGGAATTCTCACTGCTCTGGTGGTCTCCAGAATTGGTTTGCTCTGGATTATATTAATAAATTGGTATTTAACTGTGCTTAATCCAGCTTTATGTAGTTTAAAAGTGAGAATTATTGTTCATATTGCCTGGGCAATAAGCAACCATTATAACATCTGGCTTGCTACTAGCCTCAgcatattttatttgttcaagATAGCCAATTTCTCCAGCCTAGTTTTTCTTCATCTAAAGAGGAGAGTTAAGCATGTACTTTTCATGATACTTCTGGGAGCTTCGTTCTTCTTGGCTTTTCAAGTTGCAGTGGTGAGCTTAAAAGACAGTATCCAGAGAAATGAATATGGAGGAAACATCACTCAGAAAACCAAATTGAGGGACATTTTACAGCTTTCACATGTGACTCTGATCACTCTAGCAAATCTCATACCCTTTACTATGTCCTTGATATCTTTTCTGCTGCTAATCTTTTCCCTGTGGAAACATCTCAAGAAGATGAAGTGCAATGGCAAAGGATCCCAAAATCCCAGCACCAAGGTCCATATAAAAGCCATGCAAACTGTGATCTCCTTTCTTTTGCTATTTGCCATTTACTTCCTGACTTTAATTAGTTCTGTTTGGAGTTCCAAGAGACAGCAGAACGAACAGGTCCTCTTGCTTTTGCAGGCCTTTGGAATCCTCCATCCTTCAGTCCACTCATTTATACTGATTTGGGCAAACAGGAAGTTAACAAAAGCCTTTCTGCCCTTTCTGTGGCCACTGAAGTGCTggctgaaagaaaggaaataagggGCCATCTTGTGTCTTCCAGTGAAAAATAAACTGATGgtgattttaacattttataacttCTACTTGTTTTATAATGTGCATATAATTGAGTAATTTCCAAAGGTTAACTGAGAAAAGTCTTTAACCTAAGCTTATCACAAAATgagtatacatgtatatttatatatttatgaaaaattaaagatgataagATCACTAAACCGTTAACCAATATTTTTCAGGTAAGCAAtctaattttacaaaatattgtgtGGAATTCATTAGGATTATGAAGCAATGTGTTTTTCACATATGTATTTCGTTATCATCGTCCAAATGAAGAGTTTATGATCTATATGTAGTTTAAAAGTGAGAAATAATAGATGATCTCAGGAAATTATTACTATTTCTCACTCTAATGAGTACCATGGcatgtttagatttttttgtggAGATGCCAATCTTTTGGATGGTAATGATATTCAATTCTAAATCCCACATCAAGGGTATATATTTGGGATAGATGTTGTTCCTTCATGAATTCTTACAGAGAATAATTAGAGCTCTTGTTAGGAAAATATgcccaaaataaaattcaagaataaCAATCatatttagaataaatatttaaatatgtgtacAATCAACTGTACTGAGGAATAACAGATTTTTATAAGTAagcaaaaagataagaaaaaatcaAGTTCTACGATaaggatgagaaagaaaataacagtcaTGACTCATTTTCAATATTGCCGTATTTCCACATGCAGttaggaaaataatttcttacagttttttaaaaaaggggccTATTTTGAGTTGAGATCTGATGTCAGATCTCAGTTTTCTATAAAACCAGCTTTGGGCCTCTGAATTCCTATTCATCTCCTCCCTCTTGCTAtctagaaatttcttttaaacttc
Above is a genomic segment from Phacochoerus africanus isolate WHEZ1 chromosome 7, ROS_Pafr_v1, whole genome shotgun sequence containing:
- the LOC125131796 gene encoding taste receptor type 2 member 20-like, translated to MKTLTLSFSIIVITEFVLGNFANGFIALVNCIDWAKRKKISSADGILTALVVSRIGLLWIILINWYLTVLNPALCSLKVRIIVHIAWAISNHYNIWLATSLSIFYLFKIANFSSLVFLHLKRRVKHVLFMILLGASFFLAFQVAVVSLKDSIQRNEYGGNITQKTKLRDILQLSHVTLITLANLIPFTMSLISFLLLIFSLWKHLKKMKCNGKGSQNPSTKVHIKAMQTVISFLLLFAIYFLTLISSVWSSKRQQNEQVLLLLQAFGILHPSVHSFILIWANRKLTKAFLPFLWPLKCWLKERK